Genomic DNA from Lactuca sativa cultivar Salinas chromosome 8, Lsat_Salinas_v11, whole genome shotgun sequence:
CAGTTTTTTGCAAAAAGTAGTAAGCACAAAAGATCTATTTGCACCAAAATCAAATAACACCCTAGCATGAATTGAGTTTACTAGGAAAGTACCTGTCACCACATCCGGGGTCTCCTGAGCCTCCTGAGCCGTCATGCGAAAAGCTCTAGCTTTTGGTCTACCAGCATCAGCCTTTTTATCCGCCGACCGATTGTCTGTTATTTTGCCTTGATTGTTGTTACATTTACTCTGGGGACATTCCGACTTAATGTGGTTAGGGGATCCACACCCGTAACATACCCTTCCTGTCTTACATTTTGTGGCTATGTGCCCTGGCTTCCCATACTTGTAGCAAACTTTCTGATTCATGTTACACTCCCCCTTATGATAACGGTTTCATTTCGGACATTTCTTTACTCTAGAGCTTTGATCAACCTTACGTTCTTGCCCTGAAGTCTTGCCTTTCTTCGAATCATTATTCATACCATCCCATTTTCTTTTCCCCAAAGCCCTGTCTTCACCTTGACGATTCTTCTCACGTTCGTGACCTTCTACAACATCAACAACAAACTGGAAAGTACCCGGTTTTTGAATTTGCACAAATTCACGGATAGCTGTTCTTAATCCCCATATATAGCGTTCCACCCTTCTTTCTTCTATAGAAACGTAAAATTCAGCAAACCTAGCATTCTCCGTGAACTTAGTGGTGTAC
This window encodes:
- the LOC111915596 gene encoding uncharacterized protein LOC111915596, translated to MSYEPSIAQPTRHPGNHNRRGYSYEMFMNCKPPIFNGEIDPVLSSTWIMEIEGTFDTSKCADEDKVIYAATMLEGEAIHWWGMVKELEEEFLRLEQGNMTVREYTTKFTENARFAEFYVSIEERRVERYIWGLRTAIREFVQIQKPGTFQFVVDVVEGHEREKNRQGEDRALGKRKWDGMNNDSKKGKTSGQERKVDQSSRVKKCPK